A region from the Fimbriimonadaceae bacterium genome encodes:
- a CDS encoding polysaccharide export protein, translating into MAALLASAQVPTSGTYRIQVEDVLQVKVYKEVEVAQQLQVLPDGNITAPFVGLVRAAGRTCEELRQELADLYKKVLLIKEPIVSVEVITIRRIHASAGGAVAKPGVFEVRPGETVLDLLQYGGGTFMDGRAELKRAYLRHKASREVVPIDLQALLVKGDMSQNYVIQDGDELVVPEENRNRIIVDGVVRTPTVVPYREPMRVLEAVNSAGGAVDDRSKFSKVQVIREITGRPGSYISIECDLVAFKNKGDAKQNIMLEPGDIVYVPDTGNLRLDKIGALANFVFILDRFGINFLGLTRR; encoded by the coding sequence ATGGCCGCGCTCTTGGCCTCGGCCCAAGTGCCGACCAGCGGGACCTACCGCATCCAGGTCGAAGACGTCCTTCAGGTCAAGGTTTACAAAGAGGTCGAGGTGGCCCAGCAGTTGCAAGTCCTGCCTGACGGCAACATCACCGCCCCCTTCGTGGGGTTGGTGCGCGCTGCGGGGCGCACATGCGAAGAGTTGCGCCAGGAACTGGCGGACCTCTACAAAAAAGTCCTCCTCATCAAGGAGCCGATCGTCTCGGTCGAAGTCATCACCATCCGTCGTATCCACGCGTCGGCGGGCGGCGCCGTGGCGAAGCCGGGCGTGTTCGAAGTGCGTCCCGGTGAGACCGTTCTGGACTTGCTCCAGTACGGCGGCGGCACCTTCATGGACGGCCGCGCCGAACTGAAGCGCGCCTACCTCCGCCACAAGGCCAGCCGAGAGGTCGTGCCCATCGACTTGCAGGCCCTGCTCGTTAAGGGTGACATGTCGCAAAACTACGTCATCCAAGACGGTGACGAGTTGGTCGTCCCCGAGGAGAACCGCAACCGCATCATCGTCGACGGCGTCGTCCGCACGCCGACCGTCGTCCCCTACCGCGAGCCGATGCGCGTCTTGGAGGCGGTCAACAGCGCGGGTGGCGCGGTGGACGACCGCTCCAAGTTCTCCAAGGTGCAAGTCATCCGCGAGATCACGGGCCGACCGGGCAGCTACATCAGCATCGAGTGCGACCTTGTCGCGTTCAAGAACAAGGGCGACGCAAAGCAAAACATCATGCTTGAGCCCGGCGACATCGTCTATGTGCCCGACACCGGTAACCTGAGGCTTGACAAGATCGGCGCCCTTGCCAACTTCGTCTTCATCCTCGACCGGTTCGGTATCAACTTCCTCGGTCTGACGAGGCGCTGA
- the aroF gene encoding 3-deoxy-7-phosphoheptulonate synthase: MIVVMQIGASQAQIDTVCALIRRHGAEPLVLPGEDRLAVGVPAALTQDQRISLESALGLVEGVSKVTQTSSPYKLASKEFHTGATEVEVKGVRIGGDTFVVMGGPCSVESYDQFRASAEMVKSAGAHILRGGAFKPRTSPYSFQGLQLEGLKIIRQVSDETGLPTISEVMSADMVATVAEHVDILQIGARSMQNFPLLVEAGKSMRPVFLKRGPSATVDEFLLAAEYVLNQGNPHVILCERGLMAFDRTYTRNLLDLAVVPVLQENTHLPVVVDPSHGTGVARYVAPMAKAALVAGADGVMVEAHPDPKEALSDGSQALDPAQFARLMDDLRRIAPVVSRNL, translated from the coding sequence ATGATCGTCGTGATGCAAATAGGGGCCAGCCAGGCCCAGATCGACACCGTTTGCGCGTTGATCCGGCGACACGGCGCGGAGCCCCTGGTCCTTCCCGGCGAGGACCGGCTGGCGGTCGGCGTCCCCGCCGCCTTGACCCAAGACCAGCGGATCAGTTTGGAGAGCGCGCTGGGCCTGGTGGAGGGCGTCAGCAAGGTCACCCAAACGAGCAGCCCCTACAAGCTGGCGAGCAAGGAGTTCCACACGGGCGCGACCGAAGTCGAGGTGAAAGGCGTCCGGATCGGCGGGGACACCTTTGTCGTCATGGGAGGGCCTTGCTCGGTCGAGTCGTACGACCAGTTCCGGGCGAGTGCGGAGATGGTCAAGTCGGCGGGGGCGCACATCCTTCGGGGCGGCGCGTTCAAACCCCGCACGTCGCCCTATTCGTTCCAGGGCCTCCAACTGGAAGGTCTGAAGATCATCAGGCAGGTTTCAGACGAGACCGGCTTGCCGACCATCAGCGAGGTCATGTCGGCCGACATGGTGGCCACGGTCGCCGAGCATGTCGACATCCTGCAGATCGGGGCCCGGTCCATGCAGAACTTTCCGCTCTTGGTGGAGGCAGGCAAGTCGATGCGGCCTGTCTTCCTGAAGCGCGGGCCGAGTGCGACCGTCGACGAGTTTCTGTTGGCCGCCGAATACGTGCTCAACCAGGGCAACCCCCACGTGATCTTGTGCGAGCGCGGACTCATGGCGTTTGACCGGACATACACCCGGAACTTGCTCGACTTGGCGGTGGTGCCGGTCCTCCAGGAGAACACCCACTTGCCGGTGGTCGTCGACCCCTCCCATGGCACCGGCGTGGCCCGCTATGTCGCGCCGATGGCGAAGGCAGCTCTGGTGGCGGGTGCGGACGGCGTCATGGTGGAAGCCCACCCTGACCCCAAGGAAGCGCTGTCCGACGGCTCCCAAGCCCTCGACCCGGCCCAGTTCGCCCGACTGATGGACGACCTCAGGCGGATCGCCCCCGTTGTCAGCCGGAACCTCTAG
- the tatC gene encoding twin-arginine translocase subunit TatC, producing MPLLQGPQKPKPRKFTGDPEDFRATLGEHLEELRGRIVRAAVALTIGTVIGWFLYPPVLNIFYGVINRAAAHSKIKVDWKFLDLTQPFMLHFKMALYIGLVLAIPFIVGELWGFVKPGLKPHEIRPFRVVVPISMGLFVIGVGLGFMILDPAFQWFLSFSAETPGFGIIQQPSELIFFSVKMLLAFGLAFQLPLVIFFLTKIGLVSPQFLMRYWKQSTVGVFVVAMIVTPGGDPFSMLAMAIPMSALFFASILAANLTSRGKREENDVLNNLD from the coding sequence ATGCCCTTGCTTCAGGGACCACAAAAGCCCAAACCGCGGAAGTTCACGGGAGACCCCGAGGACTTCCGCGCGACTTTGGGCGAACACCTTGAGGAGTTGCGCGGACGGATCGTCCGCGCGGCGGTCGCCCTGACGATCGGCACGGTCATCGGCTGGTTCCTCTACCCGCCGGTCCTCAACATCTTTTACGGCGTCATCAACCGGGCCGCCGCGCATTCCAAGATCAAGGTCGACTGGAAGTTCTTGGACCTGACCCAGCCCTTCATGCTCCATTTCAAGATGGCGCTCTACATCGGCTTGGTGTTGGCGATCCCCTTCATCGTGGGCGAACTGTGGGGCTTTGTCAAGCCGGGATTGAAGCCACACGAGATCAGGCCGTTCCGGGTCGTCGTCCCGATCAGCATGGGCCTCTTCGTGATCGGGGTTGGGCTCGGGTTCATGATCCTCGACCCCGCGTTCCAGTGGTTCCTGTCGTTTTCGGCCGAGACGCCCGGCTTCGGCATCATCCAACAGCCTTCGGAACTCATCTTCTTCTCCGTCAAGATGCTCTTGGCGTTCGGACTGGCGTTCCAGCTGCCCCTAGTCATCTTCTTCTTGACCAAGATCGGCTTGGTCTCCCCCCAGTTCCTGATGCGCTACTGGAAGCAGTCGACCGTCGGGGTCTTTGTCGTGGCCATGATCGTCACGCCGGGCGGCGACCCGTTCAGCATGTTGGCCATGGCGATCCCGATGTCCGCCCTCTTCTTTGCCAGCATCCTCGCCGCCAACCTGACCTCGCGCGGCAAGCGGGAGGAGAACGACGTCCTCAACAACCTGGACTGA
- the lexA gene encoding transcriptional repressor LexA: protein MAKGLTPRQEAILRFVAEYLQDNGYPPSIREIGQKFKIGSLRGVTVHLDALEKKGYIDRANTPRSIRIKHPDFQASTPNVVMLPLLGQIAAGSPILAQEYVEDMVPVPTGMVKNNSDAYLLRVRGDSMSGEGINSQDLVVVKPQQAANQGDLVAVLIGEEATVKRIHFNGGQVRLMPSNPAYEPIVIDREDARILGRVVGLMRDYDGKAF, encoded by the coding sequence ATGGCCAAAGGACTGACACCTCGCCAGGAAGCGATCCTGAGATTCGTCGCAGAGTATCTGCAGGACAACGGTTACCCGCCTTCGATCCGCGAGATCGGGCAGAAGTTTAAGATCGGCTCTTTGCGTGGCGTCACCGTGCACCTGGACGCCCTAGAGAAGAAAGGGTACATCGACCGCGCCAACACGCCGCGGTCGATCCGGATCAAACATCCCGACTTTCAGGCCTCGACGCCTAACGTGGTGATGCTGCCCCTGCTTGGTCAGATTGCGGCCGGTTCGCCGATCCTGGCCCAGGAATACGTGGAGGACATGGTGCCGGTGCCGACGGGGATGGTCAAGAACAACTCCGACGCGTACTTGCTCCGCGTCCGCGGCGACTCTATGTCCGGCGAGGGGATCAACTCGCAGGACCTTGTCGTGGTGAAACCGCAGCAGGCCGCCAACCAGGGCGACCTTGTCGCCGTCCTGATCGGCGAAGAGGCGACGGTGAAACGCATCCACTTCAACGGCGGGCAAGTGCGCCTCATGCCGAGCAACCCCGCCTACGAACCCATCGTCATCGACCGTGAGGACGCCAGGATCTTGGGCCGCGTCGTCGGCCTGATGCGGGATTACGACGGAAAGGCGTTTTAA
- a CDS encoding DEAD/DEAH box helicase produces MLNVVERRPKEAAFAPWPAGVDPRVVEWFRQDGVSQLYTHQAVSVGHALAGHDVLVTTSTSSGKSLCYNVPVLQACVTEPHARALYLFPTKALAHDQLDKFRALVPDGTIEAAPYDGDTARASRALARRQAHVLLTNPDMLHNGMLPGHEPWAQFLKSLRYIVLDEVHTYRGLFGTQVAGVLRRLLRLAAWHGARPQLVGCSATVADPVDFFGRLTGRRPEIVDEDGGPSGRHRLVTVGAPEGDVPARPNLDTAEVLARLTTAGLRTMAFCGSRRGVEEVLRRTRQILGQCDFETDAVDSYRGGYTAAERRSIERALQKGKLRGLVTTNAMEMGIDVGTLDVVLLNGYPGTVSSFWQQSGRAGRSGRDGVTVYLARQDALEQLLAREPGRLDGVEDPCVLGMDNAAVVGGQLRCAAYERALAPAELPGFAPCAQTAVDQMVEVGELTESSGRYYYPAHVSPSRQVNLRGEPGRQVLLLDHGEVIGSMEPWRAQSEAFSGAVYLHRSETYVVDDLDLDRGEATLHREDPGFVTQSYGSTSVDPHTVLRQDGRASLVGLTVTSSVTGFRRVSPDGATLTDEELHLPAKSLDTVGLRLDLDLLVDGDDPTPLAVVHSLQHILVSAAPLLAGCDRRDLLTSWYGVFPDNFRPAIFIADGVQGGIGFAERLYDRFDQLVDAAQSILRSCDCLEGCPACLLSSWCEAGNSLLDKTATLAFVSRGLGGGPGILGDP; encoded by the coding sequence GTGCTCAACGTCGTGGAGCGTCGGCCCAAGGAAGCCGCCTTTGCTCCGTGGCCGGCCGGCGTCGACCCGCGCGTCGTCGAGTGGTTCCGCCAGGACGGTGTCAGCCAGCTGTACACCCACCAGGCCGTCTCGGTCGGCCACGCCTTGGCCGGGCACGACGTCCTTGTCACCACAAGCACGAGCAGCGGCAAGTCGCTCTGCTACAACGTCCCCGTGCTCCAGGCCTGCGTGACCGAACCCCATGCCCGGGCCCTGTACCTCTTCCCGACGAAGGCCCTCGCCCATGACCAACTGGACAAGTTTCGCGCCCTGGTGCCCGACGGGACGATCGAGGCGGCCCCTTATGACGGCGACACGGCAAGGGCGTCGCGGGCCCTGGCTCGACGCCAGGCGCACGTCCTCCTCACCAACCCCGACATGCTGCACAACGGCATGTTGCCGGGCCACGAGCCTTGGGCCCAGTTCCTGAAGTCCCTACGCTACATCGTGCTCGACGAGGTCCACACCTACCGGGGCCTCTTCGGCACCCAGGTCGCCGGCGTCTTGCGCCGACTGCTTCGCTTGGCGGCCTGGCACGGGGCGCGGCCGCAACTCGTCGGGTGCAGTGCGACGGTGGCGGACCCCGTCGACTTCTTTGGGCGCCTGACCGGACGACGCCCGGAAATCGTCGACGAGGACGGCGGGCCCTCCGGTCGCCACCGCCTTGTCACCGTTGGGGCCCCCGAGGGAGACGTCCCGGCGAGGCCCAACCTGGACACGGCCGAAGTGCTGGCCAGGCTCACCACCGCCGGACTACGCACGATGGCGTTCTGCGGCTCGCGCCGTGGCGTGGAGGAAGTCCTGCGGCGAACCAGGCAGATCCTCGGCCAATGCGACTTTGAAACGGACGCGGTGGACTCCTATCGTGGGGGTTACACGGCGGCCGAGCGACGGTCCATCGAACGGGCCCTCCAGAAGGGCAAGCTCCGAGGGCTGGTCACGACGAACGCGATGGAGATGGGGATAGACGTCGGCACATTGGACGTCGTGCTGCTGAACGGGTACCCCGGCACAGTCTCGTCCTTCTGGCAACAGAGCGGACGCGCGGGGCGGAGCGGACGGGACGGCGTGACGGTCTACCTGGCCCGACAGGACGCCTTGGAGCAACTCCTCGCCCGAGAGCCGGGGCGGTTGGACGGGGTCGAAGACCCTTGCGTGCTGGGGATGGACAATGCCGCCGTCGTCGGGGGTCAACTCCGATGTGCGGCCTACGAGCGGGCCCTTGCCCCGGCTGAGCTCCCTGGCTTTGCTCCTTGTGCCCAGACCGCAGTTGACCAAATGGTTGAGGTCGGCGAACTGACCGAGAGCTCTGGGCGCTACTACTACCCCGCCCATGTCTCGCCGTCGCGCCAAGTGAACCTGCGGGGCGAACCGGGCCGGCAGGTGCTCCTCCTGGACCATGGCGAAGTGATCGGGTCGATGGAACCCTGGCGGGCGCAGAGCGAGGCGTTTTCCGGTGCGGTGTACCTCCACCGGTCTGAAACGTACGTGGTGGACGATCTCGACCTGGACCGAGGCGAGGCGACTCTGCACCGGGAAGACCCTGGGTTTGTGACCCAAAGCTACGGCAGCACGTCGGTCGACCCGCACACGGTCCTGCGCCAAGACGGACGCGCCAGCCTTGTCGGACTGACGGTGACATCGTCGGTGACCGGCTTCCGCCGCGTCTCACCCGACGGCGCGACATTGACCGACGAGGAACTCCACCTGCCGGCCAAGTCGCTCGACACCGTCGGCCTGCGCCTCGACCTCGACCTTTTGGTGGACGGTGACGACCCGACGCCTCTGGCCGTCGTGCACTCTTTGCAACACATACTGGTCTCTGCCGCACCGCTCCTCGCCGGTTGCGACCGGCGCGACCTGCTCACCTCATGGTACGGTGTGTTCCCCGACAACTTCCGTCCCGCCATCTTCATTGCCGACGGGGTCCAAGGCGGCATCGGGTTTGCTGAGCGGCTGTACGACCGGTTTGACCAGTTGGTGGATGCGGCGCAGTCCATACTGCGGTCGTGTGACTGCCTGGAAGGGTGCCCGGCGTGTCTCTTGTCCAGCTGGTGCGAGGCGGGGAACAGCCTGCTCGACAAAACGGCGACACTGGCCTTCGTTTCCCGCGGCCTGGGGGGTGGCCCCGGTATCCTGGGTGACCCATGA
- a CDS encoding UvrD-helicase domain-containing protein, with product MSTVPFDVETLNPQQRDAVEYNGGPLMVVAGAGSGKTRVITCRIARILADGVPPHRVLAVTFTNKAAREMKERVVEMVGPRAGGLWMGTFHSVCARLLRVEGEAIGLDRNFVVYDDSDQMSLVKDLVKAKGLEDRTLQPRAVLAEISRAKERLLGPEAYSREAAGFFERIVGTIYADYNKALARANALDFDDILMKTVRLLEQSEAVREKLQDRYLHVLVDEYQDVNLAQYTIADRLAAKHRNITIVGDDDQSIYGWRGADVSLMMRFSSDHPDARVVTLAQNYRSTKKILAGAHAVIRHNRGRNDKELWTENSDGAPIKVGEAGTETDEALLAADTVMREVHQGRRKWGDFAVLYRTNAQSRAVEEAFLAHRIPHVLVGGQRFYDRKEIKDLVAYLRVVWNPSDTASVKRVINTPARGVGATALASAEKFAAEHDLTLFQSFTDTRFEQTLAKKSLQGVRQFTKVIEDAQLLMGSEGVTPVLKHVLNESGYLEELRAERTEEAQSRLENLQELVNVTAQYDSTTSPEERDLGGFLEGVALVSDVDTLQNEGDAVTLMTLHSSKGLEYPVVFMLGMEEGVFPHSRALGSDGELEEERRLCYVGMTRAREELFLSYARRRATYGQANFNPPSRFLQDVPKSLVEPMAGAAMPAMAAVSSIRSVRQERSGGYTMVEPAEEEAPRQRAAWTPPFSVGQKVNHRKFGVGVVIACAPLKADAEVTVAFPGASGVKKLVQSLAKLEAV from the coding sequence ATGTCCACTGTCCCGTTCGACGTCGAGACCCTCAACCCCCAACAGCGCGACGCGGTGGAATACAACGGCGGCCCGCTGATGGTCGTGGCCGGCGCCGGTTCGGGCAAGACCCGCGTCATCACCTGCCGCATCGCCCGCATCCTCGCCGACGGCGTGCCACCCCACCGTGTGCTCGCCGTGACGTTCACGAACAAGGCCGCGCGGGAAATGAAGGAACGCGTCGTCGAGATGGTCGGCCCCCGGGCCGGTGGGCTGTGGATGGGCACGTTCCACTCGGTGTGCGCACGCCTCTTGCGCGTCGAGGGCGAGGCCATCGGGCTGGACCGCAACTTCGTCGTCTATGACGACTCAGACCAGATGAGCCTGGTCAAGGACCTTGTGAAGGCCAAGGGACTCGAAGACCGCACCCTGCAGCCGCGGGCCGTGCTCGCCGAGATCAGCCGGGCCAAAGAACGGTTGCTCGGACCCGAGGCGTATTCGCGGGAGGCCGCCGGGTTCTTCGAGCGGATCGTCGGCACGATCTACGCCGACTATAACAAAGCCCTCGCCCGCGCCAACGCCCTGGACTTCGACGACATCCTCATGAAGACAGTGCGCCTCTTGGAGCAGAGCGAGGCGGTCAGGGAGAAGTTGCAAGACCGCTATCTCCATGTCTTGGTCGACGAGTACCAGGACGTCAACCTGGCCCAGTACACCATCGCGGACCGCTTGGCCGCCAAGCACCGCAACATCACCATCGTCGGTGACGACGACCAGTCGATCTATGGCTGGCGCGGGGCCGACGTCTCCCTCATGATGCGGTTCAGCAGCGACCATCCGGACGCCCGGGTCGTCACCCTCGCCCAAAACTACCGGTCGACAAAGAAGATCCTCGCCGGAGCCCATGCCGTCATCCGCCACAACCGAGGGCGCAACGACAAGGAACTCTGGACGGAGAACAGCGACGGGGCCCCGATCAAGGTCGGCGAGGCCGGGACCGAGACAGACGAGGCGCTCCTCGCCGCCGACACCGTGATGCGCGAAGTCCATCAGGGCCGACGCAAGTGGGGAGACTTTGCCGTCCTCTACCGCACCAACGCCCAGTCACGGGCGGTCGAAGAGGCGTTCCTCGCCCACCGCATCCCCCACGTCCTCGTCGGAGGACAGAGGTTCTATGACCGAAAGGAGATCAAGGACCTCGTCGCCTACCTCCGTGTGGTGTGGAACCCCTCCGACACCGCCAGCGTCAAGCGGGTCATCAACACGCCGGCCCGAGGCGTCGGCGCAACCGCCCTGGCCAGCGCCGAGAAGTTCGCCGCCGAGCACGACCTCACCCTTTTCCAGTCCTTCACCGACACCCGGTTCGAACAGACCCTGGCGAAAAAGTCACTGCAGGGGGTCCGGCAGTTCACCAAGGTGATCGAAGACGCCCAACTGCTCATGGGCAGTGAAGGCGTCACGCCGGTGCTGAAGCACGTCTTGAACGAGTCTGGCTACTTGGAAGAACTCCGTGCCGAGCGCACCGAAGAGGCCCAGAGCCGTCTGGAGAACCTCCAAGAGTTGGTCAACGTGACCGCCCAGTACGACAGCACGACTTCCCCGGAAGAGCGTGACCTAGGCGGCTTTTTGGAGGGTGTCGCCCTAGTCTCCGATGTCGACACCTTGCAGAACGAGGGCGACGCCGTGACCCTCATGACCCTGCACTCCTCCAAGGGCCTGGAGTATCCCGTCGTCTTCATGCTCGGCATGGAAGAGGGCGTCTTCCCTCACAGCCGGGCCCTCGGTTCGGACGGTGAGCTTGAAGAAGAGCGGAGGCTGTGCTACGTGGGCATGACCCGGGCCCGTGAGGAGCTTTTCCTGAGCTACGCCCGCCGACGGGCGACCTACGGGCAAGCCAATTTCAACCCGCCCTCCCGGTTCCTGCAGGACGTGCCCAAGTCTCTGGTCGAGCCGATGGCCGGGGCGGCGATGCCCGCCATGGCGGCGGTCTCCAGCATCCGCTCGGTCAGGCAGGAGCGGTCAGGCGGCTACACGATGGTCGAGCCCGCTGAGGAAGAGGCGCCCAGGCAGCGCGCCGCCTGGACCCCGCCCTTCTCCGTCGGGCAAAAGGTCAACCATCGCAAGTTCGGCGTCGGTGTGGTCATCGCCTGCGCCCCGCTCAAGGCCGACGCAGAAGTGACCGTCGCCTTTCCGGGCGCGTCGGGCGTCAAGAAGCTTGTGCAGAGCCTGGCAAAGTTGGAGGCCGTTTGA
- a CDS encoding peptidyl-prolyl cis-trans isomerase, translating to MSISNIRNMIENKGCQVGLVVIGVLSLIGLAGVGSFGNMFGGLTGADKQIDQTPPVLELGNIKLTEANFQAVFSDSSEKMGQLVNQDPDFRLQFMAKAATTLANQAAVKAIAAERKVNLDDKAIIAMAEKSLNDWIAQQKEILVATGKIKADASASEVDAAMKAALGGRDIKDLVSARVEAVKQQLADPAKREVLVNGATVQALIEAEAAKHQVSDDVLKKDYESFTLDQVPFQDQTVPLEERKALAEKALADAKAGKSLEEIRKAYAPKETTAPVTMSRGMINLDPVLKPIGDLKVGEWSGVLIYQGFPVVYRVAKIAPNLPADFEKNVAKYRESHSMTLAQKAVNDLVTEKVKGVKWLSAGLELIVNYQKETADRELTTDSAKRKAALQKLNEDAKALAAKAPAAAPKDGTAAVVTSRLDDEAAALVRNATSKQLYAMATPTEQADMAQDRLESLQAVLQFVDSTNVRMEIVDVAVKADDNDTAAENLAEAAMSLGRPDPVSEAAYATISKKLDELKKANKLTDATAKKAEEALQSWLKDKIQYEKDQEELKKQNEERDKALKAEEEKAAAEKAAAEKDKKPADKPKAGDAKSGEGKSMEDQFLVPNAKKGN from the coding sequence GTGTCCATCAGCAACATCCGCAACATGATCGAGAACAAGGGCTGCCAGGTCGGCCTGGTCGTCATCGGCGTCCTATCGCTGATCGGCTTGGCCGGAGTCGGTTCCTTTGGCAACATGTTCGGGGGTCTGACCGGCGCGGACAAGCAGATCGACCAGACGCCGCCGGTGCTGGAACTCGGCAACATCAAGCTGACCGAAGCCAATTTCCAGGCCGTGTTCAGCGACTCGTCCGAAAAAATGGGGCAGTTGGTCAACCAAGACCCCGACTTCCGCCTCCAATTTATGGCCAAGGCGGCCACCACATTGGCGAACCAGGCCGCCGTCAAGGCCATCGCCGCCGAACGGAAGGTGAACCTGGACGACAAGGCGATCATCGCCATGGCCGAGAAGAGCCTGAACGACTGGATCGCCCAACAGAAGGAAATCTTGGTCGCGACCGGCAAGATCAAGGCCGACGCCTCCGCCTCGGAGGTTGACGCCGCGATGAAGGCCGCCCTGGGTGGCCGGGACATCAAAGACCTCGTGTCGGCCCGGGTGGAGGCGGTGAAGCAGCAACTGGCCGACCCGGCCAAGCGCGAAGTCCTCGTCAACGGGGCGACCGTCCAGGCCCTCATCGAGGCCGAGGCCGCCAAGCACCAAGTCAGCGACGATGTCCTGAAGAAGGACTACGAAAGTTTCACCCTCGACCAGGTGCCCTTCCAAGACCAGACCGTGCCGCTGGAAGAGCGCAAGGCCCTGGCCGAGAAAGCCCTCGCCGACGCCAAAGCGGGCAAATCGCTCGAAGAAATCCGCAAGGCGTACGCCCCGAAGGAAACGACCGCCCCCGTGACGATGAGCCGCGGCATGATCAACCTGGATCCCGTCCTCAAGCCGATCGGCGACCTGAAAGTCGGCGAGTGGAGCGGCGTGCTCATCTACCAGGGCTTCCCCGTCGTCTACCGAGTCGCCAAGATCGCGCCGAACCTGCCCGCCGACTTTGAGAAAAACGTGGCCAAGTACCGCGAGTCTCACTCCATGACCCTTGCCCAGAAGGCGGTCAACGACCTTGTCACTGAGAAGGTCAAGGGCGTCAAGTGGTTGTCGGCCGGGCTCGAACTCATCGTCAACTATCAGAAGGAGACGGCCGACCGAGAGCTCACCACCGACAGCGCCAAACGAAAAGCCGCCCTGCAAAAGCTCAATGAGGACGCCAAGGCCCTCGCCGCAAAAGCGCCCGCCGCCGCCCCCAAGGACGGCACTGCTGCCGTGGTGACGTCCAGGCTCGACGACGAGGCCGCCGCCCTGGTGCGCAACGCCACGTCCAAGCAGCTTTACGCCATGGCGACGCCGACCGAACAAGCGGACATGGCCCAAGACCGCCTGGAGTCGCTCCAAGCCGTACTCCAGTTCGTCGACAGCACCAACGTGCGCATGGAGATCGTGGACGTCGCAGTCAAGGCCGACGACAACGACACCGCGGCCGAGAACCTGGCCGAAGCGGCGATGTCCCTGGGCCGGCCCGACCCCGTCTCGGAAGCCGCCTATGCGACGATCAGCAAGAAGCTTGACGAGCTGAAAAAGGCGAACAAGCTCACCGACGCGACGGCGAAGAAAGCGGAAGAGGCCCTGCAGTCTTGGCTCAAGGACAAGATCCAGTACGAAAAGGACCAAGAGGAGCTCAAAAAGCAGAATGAAGAGCGGGACAAGGCGCTGAAGGCGGAAGAAGAAAAGGCCGCCGCAGAGAAAGCCGCCGCGGAAAAGGACAAGAAACCCGCTGACAAGCCTAAGGCGGGGGACGCCAAGTCCGGCGAAGGAAAGTCGATGGAAGACCAGTTCCTCGTCCCGAACGCGAAGAAAGGGAACTGA
- the rsmI gene encoding 16S rRNA (cytidine(1402)-2'-O)-methyltransferase, whose amino-acid sequence MAQGRLVLVATPLGNLGDLSPRAADALSTATQWAVEDTRVSASLQRHLGLKRPMTVLNDHTPHARLTQLVDAVEAGETVAVLSDAGTPAVSDPGAELVDACHVRGLVVDATPGPSAVTTALSLSGFYAQRFAFLGFLPRKPGPMREVLFPFAESTLTLVFFESPFRVEALLRACADTLGDRRYAVCRELTKIHQQVWRGRLPQTPTEKEVTKKGEFTVVVEGNRRRGPINDNEDA is encoded by the coding sequence ATGGCCCAGGGACGGCTCGTGTTGGTCGCGACGCCCCTGGGCAACTTGGGTGACCTCAGCCCCCGCGCCGCCGACGCGCTCTCGACGGCCACCCAATGGGCGGTCGAAGACACCCGTGTCTCCGCCAGCCTGCAACGCCACCTGGGGCTGAAGCGGCCCATGACGGTGCTGAACGACCACACCCCTCACGCACGCTTGACGCAGTTGGTCGACGCGGTGGAAGCCGGCGAGACGGTCGCGGTCTTGAGTGACGCAGGCACACCGGCGGTCAGCGACCCCGGGGCCGAACTGGTCGACGCCTGCCATGTCCGCGGCCTGGTCGTCGACGCCACACCGGGCCCGAGCGCGGTGACGACCGCCCTCAGTCTTTCCGGCTTCTACGCCCAACGGTTTGCGTTCCTCGGGTTCCTCCCACGGAAGCCCGGGCCGATGCGCGAAGTCCTCTTCCCTTTTGCCGAGAGCACCTTGACCCTCGTCTTCTTCGAGTCGCCGTTCCGGGTCGAAGCCTTGCTCCGGGCCTGCGCCGACACCCTTGGCGACCGTCGCTATGCGGTCTGCCGGGAGCTGACCAAAATCCACCAGCAAGTTTGGCGGGGACGCTTGCCCCAGACGCCGACGGAGAAGGAAGTCACAAAGAAGGGCGAATTCACCGTGGTAGTCGAAGGAAACCGCCGTCGTGGGCCAATAAACGACAATGAGGACGCTTAG